A part of Tardiphaga sp. vice304 genomic DNA contains:
- the lon gene encoding endopeptidase La codes for MTASKPRPTIIHGESHSYPVLPLRDIVVFPHMIVPLFVGREKSIRALEEVMKSDALIMLATQKNASDDDPAPDSIYEIGTLASVLQLLKLPDGTVKVLVEGLERAKVEKYSDRAEYYEATATALADTDATSVEAEALSRSVVSDFESYVKLNKKISAEVVGVVQAITDFAKLGDTVASHLAVKIADRQGILETLSVTARLEKVLGLMESEISVLQVEKRIRSRVKRQMEKTQREYYLNEQMKAIQKELGDDEGRDELADIEEKIAKTKLSKEAREKAQHELKKLRQMSPMSAEATVVRNYLDWLLSIPWNKKSKVKKDLAAAQAVLDEDHYGLEKVKDRIVEYLAVQTRANKLSGPILCLVGPPGVGKTSLGKSIAKATGREFVRVSLGGVRDEAEIRGHRRTYIGSMPGKIIQSMRKAKTSNPLFLLDEIDKMGADFRGDPSSALLEVLDPEQNGTFADHYLEVDYDLSNVMFITTANTLNIPGPLMDRMEIIRIAGYTENEKVEIARKHLIPVALSKHGLDSKEWSIDDDALLLMIRRYTREAGVRNLERELSTLARKAVKELMLSKKKVVKVTEKNIEEFLGIPKYRFGEIELDDQVGVVTGLAWTDVGGELLTIEGVMMPGKGRMTVTGNLRDVMKESISAAASYVRSRAITFGIEPPLFERRDIHVHVPEGATPKDGPSAGVAMATTIVSVLTGIPIRHDLAMTGEITLRGRILPIGGLKEKLLAAARGGIKTVLIPEDNAKDLTEISDAIKGGMTIIPVARMDDVIANALVRKPIPIEWEEDTKLPVKPDAADEAGSGLTAH; via the coding sequence ATGACTGCCTCCAAACCCCGGCCAACTATCATTCACGGCGAAAGCCACTCTTATCCGGTGCTGCCGCTGCGCGACATCGTGGTCTTCCCGCACATGATCGTGCCGCTGTTCGTCGGCCGCGAGAAATCGATCCGTGCCCTCGAAGAGGTGATGAAGAGCGACGCGCTGATCATGCTCGCCACGCAGAAGAATGCGTCGGACGACGATCCGGCCCCGGATTCCATCTACGAGATCGGCACGCTCGCCAGCGTGCTGCAGCTCCTGAAGCTTCCCGACGGTACTGTGAAGGTCCTCGTGGAAGGCCTCGAGCGCGCCAAGGTCGAGAAGTATTCCGACCGTGCCGAATACTATGAAGCCACTGCCACCGCGCTGGCCGACACCGATGCTACCTCGGTCGAGGCGGAAGCGCTGTCGCGCTCGGTCGTGTCCGACTTCGAGAGCTATGTGAAGCTCAACAAGAAGATCTCCGCCGAGGTCGTCGGCGTCGTGCAGGCTATCACCGATTTCGCCAAGCTCGGCGATACGGTCGCGTCGCATCTCGCCGTCAAGATTGCGGATCGCCAGGGCATCCTGGAGACGCTGTCGGTCACCGCGCGCCTGGAGAAGGTGCTCGGCCTGATGGAGAGCGAGATCTCGGTGTTGCAGGTCGAGAAGCGCATCCGCAGCCGCGTCAAGCGGCAGATGGAGAAGACCCAGCGCGAGTACTACCTCAACGAGCAGATGAAGGCGATCCAGAAGGAACTCGGCGACGACGAAGGTCGCGACGAGCTGGCCGACATCGAGGAGAAGATCGCCAAGACCAAGCTGTCCAAGGAAGCCCGCGAGAAGGCGCAGCACGAGCTGAAGAAGCTGCGCCAGATGTCGCCGATGTCCGCGGAAGCGACCGTCGTGCGCAACTACCTCGACTGGCTGCTGTCGATTCCATGGAACAAGAAGTCCAAGGTCAAGAAGGACCTCGCCGCGGCGCAGGCCGTGCTCGACGAGGACCACTATGGCCTGGAGAAGGTCAAGGACCGCATCGTGGAGTATCTCGCGGTGCAGACCCGGGCCAACAAGCTGTCGGGCCCGATCCTGTGCCTCGTCGGTCCTCCCGGCGTCGGCAAGACCTCGCTCGGCAAGTCGATCGCGAAAGCGACCGGACGTGAGTTCGTGCGCGTGTCGCTCGGCGGCGTGCGCGACGAGGCGGAGATCCGCGGCCATCGCCGGACCTATATCGGTTCGATGCCCGGCAAGATCATCCAGTCGATGCGCAAGGCCAAGACCTCGAACCCGCTGTTCCTGCTCGACGAGATCGACAAGATGGGCGCCGATTTCCGCGGCGATCCGTCGTCCGCGCTGCTCGAGGTCCTGGACCCCGAGCAGAACGGCACCTTCGCCGACCACTATCTGGAAGTGGACTACGACCTGTCCAACGTGATGTTCATCACCACGGCGAACACCCTGAATATTCCGGGGCCGCTGATGGACCGCATGGAGATCATCCGGATCGCCGGTTACACCGAGAACGAGAAGGTCGAGATCGCGCGCAAGCACCTGATCCCGGTCGCGCTCTCCAAGCACGGTCTGGACAGCAAGGAATGGTCGATCGACGACGACGCCCTGCTGCTGATGATCCGCCGCTACACCCGCGAGGCGGGCGTGCGTAATCTCGAGCGCGAGCTCTCCACACTGGCCCGCAAGGCCGTGAAGGAGCTGATGCTCTCGAAGAAGAAGGTGGTGAAGGTCACCGAGAAGAATATCGAGGAATTCCTCGGCATTCCGAAATATCGCTTCGGCGAGATCGAGCTCGACGACCAGGTGGGCGTCGTGACCGGTCTGGCGTGGACCGATGTCGGCGGCGAGTTGCTGACCATCGAAGGCGTGATGATGCCCGGCAAGGGCCGCATGACCGTCACCGGCAATCTGCGGGACGTGATGAAGGAATCGATCTCGGCGGCGGCGTCCTACGTCCGCTCGCGCGCGATCACCTTCGGGATCGAACCGCCTTTGTTCGAGCGGCGCGACATCCACGTCCACGTGCCGGAAGGGGCGACCCCGAAGGACGGCCCGTCGGCCGGCGTGGCGATGGCCACGACGATCGTGTCGGTGCTGACCGGCATTCCGATCCGGCACGATCTTGCCATGACCGGCGAAATCACGCTGCGCGGCCGGATCCTGCCGATCGGCGGATTGAAGGAGAAGTTGCTGGCAGCGGCCCGCGGCGGCATCAAGACGGTGCTGATCCCCGAGGACAATGCCAAGGACCTCACCGAGATCTCCGACGCCATCAAGGGCGGCATGACCATCATTCCGGTCGCCCGGATGGATGACGTGATCGCCAACGCCCTGGTGCGCAAGCCGATCCCGATCGAGTGGGAAGAGGACACCAAGCTGCCGGTCAAGCCGGACGCCGCCGACGAAGCCGGCAGCGGCCTCACCGCGCACTAA
- a CDS encoding DUF4864 domain-containing protein, whose product MRVAVLLVALLLGLAAPARADDVAAAQNEIRAQEQALARDDAAAAYSHAAPALQRMFGDPDTFMAMVRSGYAPVYRHKSFDFTDSRSVGGRIEQDVRIVDTEGVPWDALYFLEVQPDGSLKIIGCTLKAVGTSA is encoded by the coding sequence ATGCGAGTAGCCGTTCTACTGGTTGCGCTGCTGCTGGGCCTGGCTGCCCCCGCGCGGGCCGACGATGTCGCCGCTGCGCAAAACGAGATCCGCGCGCAGGAACAGGCGCTCGCCCGCGACGATGCCGCGGCCGCCTACTCTCATGCCGCGCCGGCGCTGCAGCGCATGTTCGGCGATCCCGACACCTTCATGGCGATGGTCCGCAGCGGCTACGCGCCGGTGTATCGCCACAAGAGTTTCGACTTCACGGATTCGCGCAGCGTCGGCGGTCGAATCGAGCAGGACGTCCGCATCGTCGATACCGAAGGCGTGCCGTGGGATGCGCTGTACTTTCTGGAGGTCCAGCCCGACGGCAGCCTGAAAATCATCGGCTGCACGCTGAAGGCGGTCGGCACCTCGGCGTAA
- a CDS encoding alpha-D-ribose 1-methylphosphonate 5-triphosphate diphosphatase, with the protein MTNIFIDGGRTLLGHELVETSLQIYGGSIAAIGHDHAHGLGVDAGGLLVLPGIVDLHGDAFERQLMPRPGVDFPVDVALIDSDRQAIANGITTVFHGTTWSWEPGLRGAENARLLLQAIETLRPQLAADTRFHLRQETYNLDAETEILQWLADGRIDLLAFNDHMDLTGIFKPAKRARMVERSGLSSEAFGLLVERVLSRADAVPASIARLAQAAKAAKVPTLSHDDMTPDMRSDFRALGVAIAEFPINEETAVAAADAGDFIVFGAPNVVRGGSHTGWTRASDMIAKGLCSILASDYYYPAQLLAAFRLVADGILPLPQAWALISANPAAAAGLTDRGVIAEGRRADLVLIDDSVALRPRIVAVVANGRLVHLTDAGRLLQAGPARALAAE; encoded by the coding sequence ATGACGAATATTTTCATTGACGGCGGACGCACCCTGCTCGGCCACGAACTCGTCGAAACCTCGCTGCAGATCTACGGCGGCAGCATCGCCGCCATCGGACATGACCACGCGCATGGCCTCGGTGTCGACGCCGGCGGCCTGCTGGTGCTGCCGGGAATCGTCGACCTGCATGGCGACGCCTTCGAGCGTCAATTGATGCCGCGCCCCGGCGTCGATTTCCCCGTTGACGTCGCCCTCATCGACAGCGACCGCCAGGCGATAGCCAATGGCATCACCACGGTTTTCCACGGCACCACCTGGTCATGGGAGCCCGGGCTGCGCGGCGCCGAGAATGCGCGACTGCTGCTGCAGGCGATCGAGACGCTGCGGCCGCAGCTGGCCGCCGACACCCGCTTCCATCTGCGCCAGGAGACCTACAATCTCGACGCCGAGACCGAGATCCTGCAGTGGCTGGCTGACGGCCGCATCGACCTGCTGGCGTTCAACGACCACATGGACCTGACCGGGATCTTTAAACCCGCGAAGCGCGCCCGCATGGTCGAGCGCAGCGGCCTCAGCAGCGAGGCGTTCGGCCTCCTGGTCGAGCGCGTGCTGTCGCGCGCCGATGCCGTGCCGGCGTCGATCGCGCGCCTCGCGCAGGCGGCCAAGGCGGCAAAGGTGCCGACGCTGTCGCATGATGACATGACACCCGACATGCGCAGCGACTTCCGCGCGCTCGGCGTGGCCATTGCGGAGTTTCCCATCAACGAGGAAACCGCGGTTGCCGCCGCGGACGCCGGCGACTTCATCGTGTTCGGCGCGCCGAACGTGGTGCGCGGCGGCAGCCACACCGGCTGGACCCGCGCATCCGACATGATCGCCAAGGGCCTGTGCTCGATTCTCGCGTCGGATTACTATTATCCCGCGCAACTGCTGGCCGCGTTCCGGCTTGTCGCCGACGGCATCCTGCCGCTGCCGCAGGCCTGGGCGCTGATTTCGGCCAATCCGGCGGCGGCGGCCGGCCTGACCGACCGTGGTGTGATCGCCGAAGGCCGACGGGCCGATCTGGTGCTGATCGACGACAGCGTGGCGCTACGGCCGCGCATCGTCGCGGTGGTCGCCAACGGGCGATTGGTGCATCTGACCGACGCCGGCCGCCTGCTGCAGGCGGGCCCGGCCCGCGCGCTCGCCGCGGAATAG
- the phnC gene encoding phosphonate ABC transporter ATP-binding protein → MLVVDNLTCRFGAKAAVDHASFEIASGAFVGVIGRSGAGKSTLLRMINRLAEPTSGRIQYDGVDITALRGRDLRQWRARSAMIFQQFNLVGRLDVLTNVLMGRLSEMPQWRSLTQMWPEQDRALAMSALEQFDMASLAAQRADQLSGGQQQRVAIARALVQQPDIILADEPIASLDPRNTRIVMDALLRINKHFGITVMCNLHSLDLARTYCDRLIGMSAGRVVFDGAPAALTESIARELYDLEADEVMGRNPTHHPVPAGVPAYGNAAAA, encoded by the coding sequence ATGCTGGTGGTTGATAATCTGACGTGCCGCTTCGGCGCCAAGGCGGCGGTCGATCATGCGTCGTTCGAGATAGCCTCCGGCGCCTTCGTCGGCGTGATCGGTCGCTCCGGCGCCGGCAAATCGACGCTGCTGCGGATGATCAACCGGCTGGCGGAGCCGACCTCGGGCCGCATCCAGTATGACGGCGTCGATATCACGGCGTTGCGTGGTCGCGATCTCCGGCAGTGGCGCGCGCGCTCGGCGATGATCTTCCAGCAGTTCAATCTGGTCGGTCGTCTCGACGTGCTGACCAACGTGCTGATGGGCCGGCTGTCCGAGATGCCGCAATGGCGTTCTCTGACCCAGATGTGGCCCGAGCAGGACCGCGCTCTGGCAATGTCGGCGCTCGAGCAATTCGATATGGCCTCGCTGGCGGCGCAACGCGCCGATCAACTTTCCGGCGGCCAGCAGCAGCGCGTCGCCATTGCGCGTGCGCTGGTGCAGCAGCCCGACATCATTCTCGCCGACGAGCCGATCGCATCATTGGATCCGCGCAATACCCGCATCGTGATGGATGCACTGCTGCGCATCAACAAGCATTTCGGCATCACCGTGATGTGCAACCTGCATTCGCTCGATCTGGCGCGGACCTATTGCGACCGGTTGATCGGCATGTCCGCGGGCCGCGTGGTGTTCGACGGGGCGCCGGCCGCGCTGACCGAAAGCATCGCCCGCGAGCTCTACGACCTGGAAGCCGACGAGGTGATGGGAAGGAACCCGACTCACCATCCGGTACCCGCCGGCGTTCCCGCCTATGGCAACGCCGCCGCCGCCTGA
- the phnD gene encoding phosphonate ABC transporter substrate-binding protein — protein sequence MINRRILLISAAALALATSAASAQDYKTKYPELTFAVIPAENGSGVTERWQPFVSYLSKELGVKVNLRIANDYAAVIEGQRAGNIQIASYGSASFARARLTGVKTDAFANDINIDGSTGYYSVFFVKANSAYKTIDNLKGKNLGLVDPNSTSGNNVPRFELDKLGITDADSYFGKVVFTGSHENALLALSQGTVDVAANQWTNDNDSTLQQMLTKGMLKNADGSAMKKEDFRIVHKSAPIINGPYAYSSDLPEDLKVAITKAFIEAPTKDKAAFDRLSDGQKKGFHAATTKDWDATIDLIKFVDALRKKKAS from the coding sequence ATGATCAATCGCCGCATTCTTCTCATCAGCGCCGCAGCGCTCGCGCTCGCCACCTCGGCCGCGTCGGCGCAGGACTACAAGACCAAATATCCGGAACTGACCTTCGCCGTCATCCCGGCGGAAAACGGTTCCGGCGTCACCGAGCGCTGGCAGCCCTTCGTGAGCTATCTCTCGAAGGAGCTGGGCGTGAAGGTCAATTTGCGCATCGCCAACGACTATGCCGCGGTGATCGAAGGCCAGCGCGCCGGCAACATCCAGATCGCCAGCTACGGCTCCGCCTCGTTCGCCCGCGCCCGCCTGACCGGCGTCAAGACCGACGCCTTTGCCAACGACATCAACATCGATGGCTCGACCGGCTACTATTCGGTGTTCTTCGTCAAGGCGAACAGCGCCTACAAGACGATCGACAATCTGAAGGGCAAGAATCTCGGCCTGGTCGATCCGAACTCGACCTCGGGCAACAACGTGCCGCGCTTCGAACTCGACAAGCTCGGCATCACGGACGCCGACAGCTATTTCGGCAAGGTGGTGTTCACCGGCAGCCACGAGAACGCGCTGCTGGCGCTGTCGCAGGGCACCGTCGACGTCGCTGCCAACCAGTGGACCAACGACAATGATTCCACGCTGCAGCAGATGCTCACCAAGGGCATGCTGAAGAACGCCGACGGCTCGGCGATGAAGAAGGAAGACTTCCGCATCGTGCACAAGTCGGCGCCGATCATCAACGGCCCCTACGCCTACAGCTCGGACCTGCCGGAAGACCTCAAGGTCGCGATCACCAAGGCCTTCATCGAGGCGCCGACCAAGGACAAGGCGGCGTTCGATCGCCTGTCGGACGGCCAGAAGAAGGGCTTCCACGCCGCGACCACCAAGGATTGGGACGCGACCATCGACCTGATCAAGTTCGTCGACGCCCTGCGCAAGAAGAAGGCGTCCTGA
- the phnE gene encoding phosphonate ABC transporter, permease protein PhnE, protein MSAAVSILPAQQLAALNDAYRRAVAKKRLRATLATAVGFAVLLIAAIGAEVNLATFFGKIGNIASYFDRIFTLDTGMRAWSDVGEWFWGWQKWLSLLGETVLISYVGTLVGAVLAFGLNFLSAENTAPSAPLRFVVKRFMEFCRTVPDIVFALIFVIAFGLGPMAGVLAIAIHCVGALGKQYSEIVENIDMRPVEGIRSTGAGWTDCMRFAVLPQVAAGFAGYTLLRFEINVRGASVMGFVGAGGIGQELVVAVRKFYYSDVSAILLMIIVTVFIIDISTGWLRGRLFGKEARS, encoded by the coding sequence ATGTCCGCTGCCGTTTCCATCCTTCCGGCCCAGCAGCTTGCGGCGCTGAATGACGCCTATCGCCGCGCGGTGGCGAAGAAGCGGCTGCGGGCCACGCTGGCGACCGCGGTCGGCTTCGCAGTGCTGCTGATCGCGGCGATAGGGGCGGAGGTCAACCTGGCGACCTTCTTCGGCAAGATCGGCAATATCGCCAGCTACTTCGATCGCATCTTCACGCTCGATACCGGGATGCGGGCATGGAGCGATGTCGGCGAATGGTTCTGGGGCTGGCAGAAATGGCTGTCGCTGCTCGGCGAGACCGTGCTGATCTCCTATGTCGGAACGCTGGTCGGCGCGGTGCTGGCGTTCGGACTGAACTTTCTGTCCGCGGAAAACACCGCACCGTCCGCACCGCTGCGCTTCGTGGTCAAGCGCTTCATGGAATTCTGCCGTACCGTGCCGGACATCGTGTTCGCGTTGATCTTCGTGATCGCCTTTGGCCTTGGCCCGATGGCCGGGGTGCTGGCGATCGCGATCCACTGCGTCGGCGCGCTCGGCAAGCAATATAGCGAGATCGTCGAGAACATCGACATGCGGCCGGTCGAGGGCATCCGTTCGACCGGCGCCGGCTGGACCGACTGCATGCGCTTTGCGGTACTGCCGCAGGTCGCCGCGGGCTTTGCCGGCTACACGCTGCTGCGTTTCGAGATCAATGTCCGTGGCGCCTCCGTGATGGGCTTCGTCGGCGCCGGCGGCATCGGCCAAGAACTCGTGGTCGCGGTACGGAAATTCTATTATTCGGACGTGAGCGCCATCCTGCTGATGATCATCGTCACCGTGTTCATCATCGACATCAGCACCGGCTGGCTGCGCGGCCGGCTGTTCGGCAAGGAAGCCCGATCATGA
- the phnE gene encoding phosphonate ABC transporter, permease protein PhnE: MSKRPSVNTEELRARYPAVFQRPMASRATVPAIFVAVLALFIFGLNELEFSPARMLAGVQQLGWIAMMMVPPDPGSSLPAYLAAMGETLSIALLGTTLAAVIALPVSFLAARNIIPSPFLRFPVRRFLDSIRGVDTLIWALVWINVVGLGPFAGVLAIAVSDFGAFGKLFSEAIEAADKKQVEGIRASGGSPLHEIRFGLLPQVLPVIAGQVLYFIESNTRSATIIGIVGAGGIGLQLAEQIRVLEWQKVSFLILMILVAVAAIDVISSRLRFAIIGRRAVV; the protein is encoded by the coding sequence ATGAGCAAGCGGCCGAGCGTCAATACCGAAGAACTGCGCGCGCGCTATCCGGCCGTGTTTCAGCGGCCGATGGCGTCACGCGCGACGGTGCCGGCGATCTTTGTCGCGGTGCTGGCGCTGTTCATCTTCGGCCTCAACGAACTGGAGTTCTCGCCGGCCCGGATGCTGGCCGGCGTGCAGCAGCTCGGCTGGATCGCGATGATGATGGTGCCGCCCGATCCCGGCTCGTCGCTGCCGGCCTATCTCGCCGCGATGGGCGAGACATTGTCGATCGCTCTGCTCGGCACCACGCTCGCAGCAGTGATCGCGTTGCCGGTCAGCTTTCTGGCGGCGCGAAACATCATTCCGTCGCCTTTCCTGCGCTTTCCGGTGCGGCGCTTCCTCGACTCGATCCGCGGCGTCGATACGCTGATCTGGGCGCTGGTCTGGATCAATGTCGTGGGCCTCGGCCCGTTCGCCGGCGTGCTGGCCATTGCGGTGTCGGATTTCGGGGCGTTCGGTAAATTGTTCTCGGAGGCGATCGAAGCCGCCGACAAGAAGCAGGTCGAAGGCATCCGGGCGTCCGGCGGCAGCCCGCTGCACGAGATACGCTTTGGCCTGCTGCCGCAGGTTCTGCCGGTGATCGCCGGACAGGTATTGTACTTCATCGAATCCAACACCCGGTCCGCGACCATCATTGGCATCGTCGGCGCGGGCGGCATCGGGCTGCAGCTCGCCGAACAGATCCGCGTGCTGGAATGGCAGAAAGTGTCGTTCCTGATCCTGATGATCCTGGTGGCGGTCGCAGCGATCGACGTCATCTCCAGCCGGCTGCGCTTTGCGATCATCGGGCGACGCGCGGTGGTGTGA
- the phnF gene encoding phosphonate metabolism transcriptional regulator PhnF — MEDKPTGVALWRQVADGIERGIADGTHRSGEKLPGETEIAETYRVNRHTVRRALASLAERGFVRAERGSGTYVEAPKLTYPLRARTRFSEIVGAGGREPDGKMIEAATEPATRELAKQLGVKTGAPLVRIEALRFADKTPICIGTTWFPADRFADAAAVYQRLNSTTKLLAHYDIRDYQRLSTRITAAIVNAADAARLELALGRPILIVDSVDTDMKGTPLKVSRSRFVAERVEFVVENG, encoded by the coding sequence ATGGAGGACAAACCAACCGGCGTTGCGCTGTGGCGGCAGGTCGCCGACGGCATCGAGCGTGGCATTGCCGACGGTACTCATCGGTCCGGCGAAAAACTGCCCGGCGAGACCGAGATCGCCGAAACCTACCGCGTCAATCGCCATACGGTGCGTCGCGCGCTCGCGTCGCTGGCCGAGCGCGGTTTCGTGCGTGCCGAGCGCGGCAGCGGCACCTATGTGGAAGCGCCGAAGCTGACCTATCCGCTGCGCGCGCGCACGCGCTTCTCCGAGATCGTCGGCGCCGGCGGTCGCGAGCCCGACGGCAAGATGATCGAGGCCGCCACCGAACCTGCGACGCGCGAGCTGGCCAAACAGCTCGGCGTGAAGACCGGCGCGCCTTTGGTGCGGATCGAAGCGCTGCGTTTTGCCGACAAGACGCCGATCTGCATCGGCACCACCTGGTTTCCCGCAGACCGTTTTGCCGATGCCGCGGCGGTCTACCAGCGGCTGAATTCAACGACGAAGCTGCTCGCGCATTACGACATCCGCGACTATCAACGGCTCTCGACCCGAATCACCGCCGCGATCGTCAATGCCGCCGACGCCGCAAGGCTTGAACTGGCGCTGGGGCGGCCGATCCTGATCGTCGACAGCGTCGACACCGATATGAAGGGCACGCCGCTGAAGGTGTCGCGCTCGCGCTTCGTCGCCGAGCGCGTCGAGTTCGTCGTTGAGAACGGCTAG
- the phnG gene encoding phosphonate C-P lyase system protein PhnG, whose amino-acid sequence MTMTAALNPEQMRRQQAMAVLAHADTAAIAGHLEALEMPAYQPLREAENGLVMLRGRIGGDGAPFNLGEATVSRAAVRLAGGEVGFGYVLGRDRAKAELIALCDALIQTERFAETLEIQVLTPLRARIAGEQQRQAAQTAATKVDFYTLVRGEG is encoded by the coding sequence ATGACCATGACCGCAGCCCTGAACCCTGAGCAGATGCGGCGACAGCAGGCAATGGCCGTGCTGGCGCATGCCGACACGGCGGCGATCGCCGGCCATCTCGAAGCGCTTGAGATGCCTGCCTATCAGCCGTTGCGCGAAGCGGAGAACGGGCTGGTGATGCTGCGCGGCCGGATCGGCGGCGACGGTGCGCCGTTCAACCTTGGCGAGGCCACCGTGTCGCGGGCCGCCGTGCGGCTGGCGGGCGGCGAGGTCGGTTTTGGCTATGTGCTCGGCCGCGACCGCGCCAAGGCCGAACTGATCGCGCTGTGCGATGCGCTGATCCAGACCGAACGTTTCGCAGAAACGCTGGAAATACAGGTGCTGACGCCGCTGCGGGCGCGGATCGCCGGCGAGCAGCAGCGCCAGGCGGCGCAGACCGCGGCGACCAAGGTTGATTTCTATACGCTCGTGCGCGGGGAGGGATAA
- the phnH gene encoding phosphonate C-P lyase system protein PhnH — protein sequence MTTIAEMPAGFADKVLSAQSTFRSVMDAMARPGSVQRIEAGSGVPAPMMRGSAAIALTLFDQDTPVWLDAGMAATPAVAKWIKFHTSAPVIAGSSVCSFALIAEARTLPGFEQFSFGTSEYPDRSTTIILQVASLTEGPAYGLRGPGIDGTAILHATIGLPDWLDRLALNATLFPRGIDLVLVSDDRVVAIPRTTRLTAKEG from the coding sequence ATGACCACGATTGCAGAAATGCCGGCGGGCTTCGCCGACAAGGTGCTGTCGGCACAATCGACCTTTCGCTCGGTGATGGACGCGATGGCGCGGCCGGGTTCCGTGCAGCGCATCGAGGCCGGTTCCGGCGTGCCGGCGCCGATGATGCGTGGTTCGGCCGCTATCGCACTGACGCTGTTCGACCAGGACACGCCGGTGTGGCTCGACGCCGGGATGGCGGCGACGCCTGCGGTCGCCAAGTGGATCAAGTTTCACACCAGCGCGCCGGTCATCGCAGGCTCATCGGTCTGCAGCTTTGCGCTGATCGCCGAAGCCCGCACGCTGCCGGGCTTCGAGCAGTTTTCATTCGGGACCTCAGAATATCCGGACCGCTCGACCACCATCATCCTGCAGGTGGCCAGCCTCACCGAAGGGCCGGCCTATGGACTGCGCGGCCCGGGCATCGATGGCACGGCCATTCTGCACGCGACCATCGGACTGCCGGACTGGCTAGATCGTCTCGCGCTCAATGCCACGCTGTTTCCGCGCGGTATCGATCTCGTGCTGGTTTCCGACGACAGGGTCGTCGCGATCCCGCGCACCACGCGCCTCACCGCGAAGGAGGGCTGA
- a CDS encoding carbon-phosphorus lyase complex subunit PhnI has translation MYVAVKGGERAIENAHRLLAHERRGDRDVPEVSLDQISEQLSLGVDRVMTEGSLYDRELASLAIKQARGDMIEAIFLLRAFRATLPRFGESLPVDTSQMRVRRRISSTFKDMPGGQVLGSTFDYTHRLLDPVLAGESMPEQPAQSEAQPAVMPRVTDILGRDGLIEASPAEQADQPVGDLTRDALSFPAARDLRLQNLARADEGFLLSLGYSSQRGYGRNHPFAGEIRLGEVEVEFMAEDVGFAVPLGAITLTECQMVTQFKGSATEAPCFTRGYGLAFGQSERKTMSMALVDRTLRARELGEDVVAPSQDEEFVMSHSDNVQATGFVEHLKLPHYVDFQSELGLLRKLRKEFVDANSAPDAMKEAAE, from the coding sequence ATGTATGTCGCCGTCAAGGGTGGCGAACGCGCCATCGAAAACGCCCACCGGCTGCTGGCACATGAACGTCGCGGCGATCGCGATGTGCCGGAAGTATCATTGGACCAGATCTCCGAACAGCTCAGCCTCGGTGTCGACCGCGTCATGACCGAGGGCTCGCTGTACGACCGCGAACTGGCATCGCTCGCCATCAAGCAGGCGCGCGGCGACATGATCGAGGCGATCTTCCTGCTGCGCGCGTTCCGCGCCACGCTGCCGCGGTTCGGCGAAAGCCTGCCGGTCGATACCTCGCAGATGCGGGTGCGGCGCCGGATATCCTCGACCTTCAAGGACATGCCGGGCGGCCAGGTGCTGGGCTCGACCTTCGACTACACCCATCGCCTGCTGGATCCCGTACTCGCTGGCGAGTCCATGCCGGAGCAGCCGGCGCAGTCCGAAGCGCAGCCCGCGGTAATGCCGCGCGTCACCGACATTCTGGGTCGCGACGGCCTGATCGAAGCGTCTCCGGCGGAACAGGCCGATCAGCCGGTCGGCGATCTCACCCGCGACGCGCTCAGCTTTCCCGCCGCGCGCGATCTGCGGCTGCAGAATCTGGCGCGGGCCGACGAGGGCTTTCTGTTGTCGCTCGGCTATTCGTCGCAGCGCGGCTATGGCCGCAACCATCCGTTCGCCGGCGAGATCCGGCTCGGTGAGGTCGAAGTCGAGTTCATGGCGGAAGATGTCGGCTTCGCGGTGCCGCTCGGCGCCATCACGCTGACCGAGTGCCAGATGGTCACCCAGTTCAAGGGAAGCGCCACCGAGGCGCCGTGCTTCACGCGCGGTTACGGCCTGGCCTTCGGCCAGAGCGAGCGCAAGACGATGTCGATGGCGCTGGTCGATCGCACGCTGCGCGCCCGCGAACTCGGTGAGGATGTCGTTGCGCCCTCGCAGGACGAGGAATTCGTGATGTCGCATTCCGACAACGTGCAGGCGACCGGCTTCGTCGAGCACCTCAAGCTGCCGCATTACGTCGATTTCCAGTCCGAGCTCGGACTGTTGCGCAAGCTGCGCAAGGAATTTGTCGACGCCAATTCTGCACCCGATGCCATGAAGGAGGCCGCGGAATGA